The following coding sequences are from one Musa acuminata AAA Group cultivar baxijiao chromosome BXJ2-4, Cavendish_Baxijiao_AAA, whole genome shotgun sequence window:
- the LOC135609026 gene encoding nucleobase-ascorbate transporter 2-like: protein MEMAEVKPEEITHPPMDQLHGLEYCIDSNPSWGEAIALGFQHYILALGTAVMIPTLLVHLMGGTDDDKVKVVQTLLFVSGINTLLQTLFGTRLPIVIGGSYAFVVPIISIIHDSSLAQITDDHERFLQTMRAIQGALIVSSSIQIILGYSQLWGICSRFFSPLGMVPVVSLVGFGLFDRGFPVVGRCVEIGIPMLILFIASSQYLKHLHIRRWPILERFSLLITIVIIWIYAYLLTVGGAYKHRPERTQVNCRTDRANLISSAPWIKIPYPLQWGAPTFNAGHSFGMMAAVLVSLIESTGAFKAAARLASATPPPAHVLSRGIGWQGIGILLDGLFGTASGSTVSVENVGLLGSTRVGSRRVTQISACFMIFFSIMGKFGAFFASIPFTIFAAVYCVLFGLVAAVGLSLLQFTNMNSMRNLFIVGVSIFLGLSVPQYFFRYTLSAQHGPAHTNAGWFNDYINTIFSSPPTVALIVAVFLDNTLDFEDAAADRGMPWWTRFRTFKGDSRNEEFYTLPFNLNRFFAPS from the exons ATGGAGATGGCAGAAGTcaagccggaggagatcacgcatCCGCCCATGGATCAGCTCCATGGTTTGGAGTACTGCATCGATTCCAATCCATCTTGGG GAGAGGCTATTGCGTTGGGATTTCAGCATTACATATTGGCCTTGGGCACGGCGGTGATGATCCCGACCCTTCTGGTACACTTGATGGGTGGAACTGAT GATGATAAGGTAAAGGTGGTCCAGACATTGTTGTTTGTGTCTGGAATAAATACATTGCTTCAAACCCTATTCGGAACTCGACTTCCAATTGTCATCGGTGGTTCATACGCATTTGTGGTTCCAATCATATCCATAATTCATGACTCATCGCTGGCGCAGATAACTGACGACCATGAA AGGTTCCTCCAAACCATGAGAGCGATACAAggagctttaattgtctcttccagcATTCAGATCATTCTGGGCTACAGCCAGTTGTGGGGGATCTGCTCCAG ATTTTTCAGCCCTCTTGGAATGGTTCCAGTGGTTTCACTGGTAGGATTTGGATTATTCGACAGAGGATTCCCCGTG GTTGGAAGATGTGTGGAGATTGGCATTCCAATGCTTATCCTATTCATTGCATCCTCCCAG TATCTAAAGCATCTGCACATTAGACGGTGGCCCATATTGGAGAGGTTCTCTCTTCTGATAACCATTGTCATCATATGGATTTATGCCTACTTGCTTACGGTTGGTGGTGCATACAAACACCGGCCAGAACGCACCCAGGTCAACTGTCGCACTGACCGAGCCAATCTCATCTCCTCTGCTCCATG GATAAAGATTCCATACCCATTGCAATGGGGTGCACCAACTTTCAATGCTGGCCATTCTTTTGGGATGATGGCTGCTGTCCTTGTATCCTTGATCGAG TCAACAGGCGCTTTCAAAGCTGCAGCCCGCCTAGCCAGTGCAACACCACCTCCAGCTCATGTTCTGAGCCGAGGCATTGGATGGCAG GGAATAGGAATTCTACTTGATGGGCTATTTGGCACTGCAAGTGGTTCGACTGTCTCTGT GGAGAATGTGGGGCTTCTCGGATCAACGAGAGTTGGGAGTCGTAGGGTCACACAGATCTCAGCTTGTTTCATGATATTTTTTTCCATCATGG GGAAATTTGGAGCTTTCTTTGCCTCCATTCCATTCACCATCTTTGCTGCTGTTTACTGTGTTCTGTTCGGGCTTGTGG CTGCGGTGGGGCTGTCCTTGTTGCAGTTCACCAACATGAACTCCATGCGCAACCTCTTCATCGTTGGCGTCTCCATCTTCCTTGGCCTATCCGTTCCTCAATACTTCTTCCGCTACACTCTGAGTGCTCAGCATGGTCCAGCCCACACCAACGCAGGATGG TTCAATGACTACATAAACACAATCTTCTCCTCCCCGCCAACCGTGGCATTGATAGTTGCAGTTTTCCTAGACAACACACTCGACTTCGAGGACGCTGCCGCAGACCGAGGCATGCCATGGTGGACGAGGTTCCGAACCTTCAAGGGAGACAGCAGGAACGAGGAGTTCTATACTCTCCCATTCAACCTGAACCGCTTCTTTGCTCCATCATGA
- the LOC135610034 gene encoding shaggy-related protein kinase eta-like encodes MASLPLGPHHPPPLPPQEHDTLNPAAAPRRPGMDEDKKTSVLEGNDAVTGHIISTTIGGKNGEPKQTISYMAERVVGTGSFGIVFQAKCLETGETVAIKKVLQDPRYKNRELQLMRSMDHSNVISLKHCFFSTTSRDELFLNLVMEYVPETLYRVLRHYSSVNQRMPLIYVKLYTYQIFRGLAYIHTVPGVCHRDVKPQNVLVDPLTHQVKLCDFGSAKVLVKGEPNISYICSRYYRAPELIFGATEYTASIDIWSVGCVLAELLLGQPLFPGDSAVDQLVEIIKVLGTPTREEIRCMNPNYTEFRFPQIKAHPWHKIFHKRMPPEAIDLTSRLLQYSPSFRCTALEACAHPFFDELREPNARLPNGRPLPPLFDFKQELNGASPELIDKLIPEHLRRQSSLSFLRVPGT; translated from the exons ATGGCCTCGCTGCCGCTGGGACCCCATcatccgccgccgctgccgccgcaggAGCACGACACGCTCAACCCCGCCGCCGCTCCTCGCCGACCTGGGATGGATGAAGACAAG AAAACATCTGTTTTGGAGGGGAACGATGCAGTCACTGGACATATCATTTCCACCACCATTGGAGGCAAGAATGGTGAACCCAAGCAG ACCATCAGTTACATGGCAGAGCGCGTCGTAGGGACTGGCTCATTTGGAATTGTATTCCAG GCAAAATGTTTGGAAACAGGGGAGACTGTTGCGATAAAGAAGGTTTTGCAGGATCCAAGATACAAAAACCGTGAGCTGCAGCTGATGCGTTCAATGGATCATTCAAATGTGATCTCACTAAAGCATTGTTTCTTCTCCACGACAAGCAGGGATGAGCTTTTTCTTAACCTGGTCATGGAATATGTGCCTGAAACTCTTTATCGTGTTCTAAGACATTACAGCAGTGTAAATCAGAGGATGCCTCTTATATATGTGAAGCTTTATACGTATCAG ATATTTAGAGGGTTGGCTTATATTCATACAGTTCCTGGTGTTTGCCATAGAGATGTAAAGCCACAAAATGTTTTG GTAGATCCTCTTACTCATCAAGTCAAGCTATGTGATTTCGGAAGTGCAAAGGTTTTG GTCAAGGGTGAACCAAACATTTCTTACATTTGCTCTCGGTATTATCGTGCTCCAGAGCTTATTTTTGGTGCAACAGAATATACAGCATCTATTGATATATGGTCAGTGGGTTGTGTTCTTGCTGAGTTGCTCCTCGGTCAG CCATTATTTCCTGGAGACAGTGCTGTCGATCAACTTGTTGAGATAATCAAG GTTCTTGGGACTCCAACTCGTGAAGAAATTCGGTGCATGAATCCAAACTATACAGAGTTCAGGTTTCCACAGATAAAGGCTCATCCATGGCACAAG ATATTTCATAAGCGAATGCCTCCTGAGGCAATAGATCTTACGTCGCGCCTTCTCCAATACTCTCCTAGTTTTCGGTGCActgca TTGGAAGCATGTGCTCaccccttctttgatgagctacgAGAACCAAATGCACGGTTGCCGAATGGTCGTCCTCTGCCTCCACTTTTTGACTTCAAACAAGAA TTAAATGGTGCATCGCCAGAGCTCATCGACAAGCTGATTCCGGAACACCTGAGGCGACAATCGAGTCTCAGTTTCCTGCGAGTTCCTGGGACGTAG
- the LOC103981500 gene encoding proline-rich receptor-like protein kinase PERK2 codes for MNRSSNQNPHPKLKTQPRALFSCGIFGNCSQSVLSPTTPPPSSATFLASASPPPAATPPPPSASTPPPPPQQSVASDPPRPAQPGRPPPSSSSSSSSSSFTSQSFTQWRFPLHHHDQQQLPPDTERPPPALDTCAAASFNLAEVFHAAELQFATGVSLPALRLLERSLAPGTAPSPAPCPPKVMAGVVAALRVPASARPAAKVLLALLLADHNRRTAVETGAASAAIEAVVASGPAGATAERALAALELLCRVAEGAAEVRAHSATSAALAGAVEGMAGRGRECAIGVMAAIYGGPAAGSAPPEVGRAVVVAMQGECSSRGRRKGAQLLRAMQECGRLELPTDGC; via the coding sequence ATGAACCGGAGCAGCAACCAGAATCCCCATCCTAAGCTAAAGACCCAGCCGCGGGCTCTCTTCTCCTGCGGCATCTTCGGCAACTGCTCACAGTCCGTTCTCAGCCCCACCACCCCTCCCCCCTCCTCCGCCACCTTCCTAGCCTCCGCGTCGCCGCCACCTGCGGCTACTCCTCCTCCGCCCTCAGCCTCGACGCCGCCGCCCCCTCCTCAGCAGTCCGTCGCCTCCGACCCGCCGCGGCCGGCCCAACCCGGACgccctcctccttcctcctcgtcctcgtcgtcctcctcctcgtttACTTCCCAGAGCTTCACCCAGTGGAGATTCCCCTTGCACCACCACGATCAGCAGCAACTACCGCCTGACACGGAGCGTCCACCGCCGGCCCTCGACACGTGTGCCGCTGCCTCCTTCAACCTCGCTGAGGTATTTCATGCCGCCGAGCTCCAGTTCGCCACCGGCGTCAGCCTCCCGGCCCTGCGTCTGCTAGAGAGATCCCTCGCCCCGGGCACCGCTCCCTCGCCGGCACCCTGCCCTCCGAAGGTGATGGCCGGGGTGGTTGCCGCCCTGCGGGTCCCGGCATCGGCCCGACCGGCGGCCAAGGTGCTCCTCGCGCTGCTACTCGCGGACCACAACCGGCGGACCGCGGTGGAGACCGGAGCCGCGTCGGCTGCGATTGAGGCGGTAGTGGCGTCGGGGCCAGCGGGGGCGACGGCGGAGCGGGCGCTAGCTGCGCTGGAGCTGCTGTGCAGGGTCGCGGAGGGGGCGGCCGAGGTACGGGCGCACTCTGCGACATCGGCGGCGCTGGCGGGGGCGGTGGAGGGGATGGCGGGCAGGGGGAGGGAGTGCGCCATCGGGGTGATGGCGGCGATCTACGGAGGGCCAGCCGCGGGGTCAGCACCGCCGGAGGTGGGGAGGGCGGTGGTGGTTGCGATGCAGGGGGAGTGCAGCTCGCGGGGAAGGCGGAAGGGGGCACAGCTGCTGCGGGCGATGCAGGAGTGCGGGCGGCTGGAACTCCCCACCGACGGGTGCTGA
- the LOC103981502 gene encoding uncharacterized protein LOC103981502: MGDPRRSWREDSRHGDDAWGRPRNIPWTQPDPPPQPWGGWGCPPHSVPLWEKIYLSDVCGMPWERICMIRRCMSVSRHEGVFRWDDSAALEAFQNSKTRLWAEYHGRPCDIPLPDPDMFIDEVDHDAVIDPELIADLEMKPADSADLGDGRVNKLPSATDNSGGRLPTANWDVYLAQEVRPTGWGDVPEPNSWNQQGKGVVGNSWNCVGRGWDQQATQDDQWRGRGRDNYVGYNDRMSIPWETWEITNRNFEPGRRNGRTRDEGGHWGPRHTRPKYQTNAYQSNDDRRRNYKGKNRMTNRCYKETPA; this comes from the coding sequence ATGGGCGACCCGAGGCGATCTTGGAGAGAGGATTCGCGTCATGGAGACGATGCCTGGGGTCGACCGCGCAACATCCCATGGACGCAGCCGGATCCGCCCCCACAGCCTTGGGGCGGATGGGGCTGCCCTCCCCACTCCGTCCCCCTGTGGGAGAAGATATACCTCAGCGACGTCTGTGGCATGCCATGGGAGAGGATCTGCATGATCCGGAGATGCATGTCCGTTAGTCGCCACGAGGGCGTCTTCCGATGGGACGATTCGGCGGCCTTGGAGGCTTTCCAGAACTCGAAGACCAGGCTCTGGGCGGAGTACCACGGCCGCCCCTGTGACATCCCCTTGCCTGATCCAGATATGTTTATCGACGAGGTCGACCACGACGCCGTGATCGACCCCGAACTGATCGCGGACTTGGAGATGAAGCCGGCGGATTCCGCTGATTTAGGCGACGGCCGCGTCAATAAGCTTCCTTCGGCAACGGATAACAGCGGTGGTCGTCTTCCGACTGCGAACTGGGATGTTTATCTTGCACAGGAGGTGCGGCCCACGGGATGGGGTGACGTGCCGGAACCTAATTCCTGGAACCAGCAGGGAAAGGGTGTAGTTGGCAACTCATGGAATTGCGTTGGTCGTGGTTGGGATCAGCAAGCTACTCAGGATGATCAGTGGAGGGGTCGTGGAAGGGATAATTATGTGGGTTATAATGATAGGATGAGTATCCCGTGGGAAACCTGGGAGATCACGAATAGGAATTTTGAACcaggtagaagaaatggaagGACAAGGGACGAAGGAGGTCACTGGGGACCGAGACATACAAGACCGAAGTATCAAACCAATGCTTACCAATCAAATGACGACCGTCGGAGAAACTATAAAGGAAAAAATCGAATGACAAATCGTTGCTACAAGGAGACCCCTGCTTGA